One Curtobacterium sp. MCLR17_007 DNA window includes the following coding sequences:
- a CDS encoding DUF3073 domain-containing protein, whose product MGRGRQKAKHTKVARELKYFSPETNYGALERELASGQHSGEDYVDRWADEYEPEPQDEDDEFEPQQDQNKSA is encoded by the coding sequence ATGGGGCGCGGCCGTCAGAAGGCAAAGCACACCAAGGTCGCTCGGGAGCTGAAGTACTTCAGCCCGGAGACCAACTACGGTGCACTCGAACGCGAGCTTGCTTCCGGGCAGCACTCGGGCGAGGACTACGTCGACCGTTGGGCCGACGAGTACGAACCGGAGCCGCAGGACGAGGACGACGAGTTCGAGCCCCAGCAGGACCAGAACAAGTCCGCCTGA